A part of Oncorhynchus masou masou isolate Uvic2021 chromosome 30, UVic_Omas_1.1, whole genome shotgun sequence genomic DNA contains:
- the LOC135521973 gene encoding trypsin-1-like yields the protein MISLVFVLLIGAAFATEDDKIVGGYECKAHSQPHQVSLNSGYHFCGGSLVNENWVVSAAHCYKSRVEVRLGEHNIKVTEGSEQFISSSRVIRHPNYSSYNIDNDIMLIKLSKPATLNTYVQPVALPSSCAPAGTMCTVSGWGNTMSSTADGDKLQCLNIPILSYSDCNNSYPGMITNAMFCAGYLEGGKDSCQGDSGGPVVCNGELQGVVSWGYGCAEPGNPGVYAKVCIFNDWLTSTMATY from the exons ATGATTTCTCTGGTCTTCGTTCTGCTCATTGGAGCTGCTT TCGCCACGGAGGACGACAAGATCGTTGGAGGGTATGAGTGCAAGGCCCACTCCCAGCCCCACCAGGTGTCTCTGAACTCTGGGTACCACTTCTGTGGTGGCTCCTTGGTCAATGAGAACTGGGTTGTGTCTGCTGCTCACTGCTACAAGTC CCGTGTGGAGGTGCGTCTGGGCGAGCACAACATCAAGGTGACTGAGGGTAGCGAGCAGTTCATCTCTTCATCCCGCGTGATCCGTCACCCCAACTACAGCTCCTACAACATCGACAATGACATCATGCTGATCAAGCTGAGCAAGCCCGCCACCCTCAACACCTACGTGCAGCCTGTTGCTCTGCCCAGCAGCTGTGCCCCCGCGGGCACCATGTGTACCGTCTCTGGATGGGGCAACACCATGAGCTCCA CCGCAGATGGCGACAAGCTGCAGTGCCTgaacatccccatcctgtcctACAGCGACTGTAACAACTCCTACCCTGGCATGATCACCAACGCCATGTTCTGTGCTGGATACCTGGAGGGAGGCAAGGACTCTTGCCAG GGTGACTCTGGTGGCCCTGTGGTGTGCAATGGTGAGCTCCAGGGTGTTGTGTCCTGGGGTTATGGCTGTGCCGAGCCCGGTAACCCCGGTGTCTACGCCAAG GTTTGCATCTTCAATGACTGGCTGACCAGCACCATGGCCACCTACTAA
- the LOC135521978 gene encoding trypsin-1 produces the protein MISLVFILLIGAAFATEDDKIVGGYECKAYSQPHQVSLNSGYHFCGGSLVNENWVVSAAHCYKSRVEVRLGEHNIKVTEGSEQFISSSRVIRHPNYSSYNIDNDIMLIKLSKPATLNTYVQPVALPSSCAPAGTMCTVSGWGNTMSSTADGDKLQCLNIPILSYSDCNNSYPGMITNAMFCAGYLEGGKDSCQGDSGGPVVCNGELQGVVSWGYGCAEPGNPGVYAKVCIFNDWLTSTMATY, from the exons ATGATTTCTCTGGTCTTCATTCTGCTCATTGGAGCCGCTT TCGCCACGGAGGACGACAAGATCGTTGGTGGGTATGAGTGCAAGGCCTACTCCCAGCCCCACCAGGTGTCTCTGAACTCTGGGTACCACTTCTGTGGTGGCTCCTTGGTCAATGAGAACTGGGTTGTGTCTGCTGCTCACTGCTACAAGTC CCGTGTGGAGGTGCGTCTGGGCGAGCACAACATCAAGGTGACTGAGGGTAGCGAGCAGTTCATCTCTTCATCCCGCGTGATCCGTCACCCCAACTACAGCTCCTACAACATCGACAATGACATCATGCTGATCAAGCTGAGCAAGCCCGCCACCCTCAACACCTACGTGCAGCCTGTTGCTCTGCCCAGCAGCTGTGCCCCCGCGGGCACCATGTGTACCGTCTCTGGATGGGGCAACACCATGAGCTCCA CCGCAGATGGCGACAAGCTGCAGTGCCTgaacatccccatcctgtcctACAGCGACTGTAACAACTCCTACCCTGGCATGATCACCAACGCCATGTTCTGTGCTGGATACCTGGAGGGAGGCAAGGACTCTTGCCAG GGTGACTCTGGTGGCCCTGTGGTGTGCAATGGTGAGCTCCAGGGTGTTGTGTCCTGGGGTTATGGCTGTGCCGAGCCCGGTAACCCCGGTGTCTACGCCAAG GTTTGCATCTTCAATGACTGGCTGACCAGCACCATGGCCACCTACTAA
- the LOC135521974 gene encoding trypsin-2-like yields the protein MDDRIVGGYECEAHSQPWQASLNIGYHFCGGSLINDQWIISAAHCWMNPWSQLAILGDHHIWEHEGTEQYMSVDAIYWHQSYDYQTLDHDIMLLKLAHPVTLNKFVKPIALPTACPKAGDMCVVSGWGNIYTDSVFNPFNLQCVDIPILSKKACDESYPGQITDTMVCAGYLEGGKDACQGDSGGPLVCNGELHGIVSWGVGCAQPNYPGVYTKVCALLPWITEIITNY from the exons ATGGATGACAGGATCGTGGGGGGTTATGAGTGTGAGGCTCACTCCCAACCCTGGCAAGCCTCTCTTAACATCGGCTACCACTTCTGTGGCGGTTCCCTCATTAATGACCAGTGGATCATCTCTGCCGCCCACTGCTGGATGAA tccttgGAGTCAGCTTGCTATCCTGGGTGACCACCACATCTGGGAGCACGAGGGAACGGAGCAGTACATGTCTGTGGATGCCATCTACTGGCACCAGAGCTATGACTACCAGACCCTGGACCACGACATTATGCTGTTGAAGCTGGCCCACCCTGTCACTCTCAACAAGTTTGTCAAGCCCATCGCCTTGCCCACAGCCTGCCCCAAGGCCGGGGACATGTGTGTGGTGTCTGGATGGGGAAACATCTACACCGACTCTG tgTTCAACCCATTTAACCTGCAGTGTGTGGACATCCCCATTCTGTCTAAGAAGGCCTGTGACGAGTCCTACCCTGGCCAGATTACTGATACCATGGTGTGTGCCGGATACCTGGAGGGAGGCAAGGACGCCTGTCAG gGTGACTCCGGCGGTCCCCTGGTGTGTAACGGAGAGCTGCATGGCATTGTGTCCTGGGGTGTTGGCTGTGCCCAGCCCAACTATCCTGGTGTCTACACCAAGGTCTGTGCCCTGCTGCCCTGGATCACCGAGATCATCACCAACTACTAG